One part of the Sebaldella sp. S0638 genome encodes these proteins:
- the fabG gene encoding 3-oxoacyl-ACP reductase FabG, producing the protein MLQGKIALVTGGSRGIGKDIVLKYANNGATVISGDLIDPDYTHENVSFIKLNVTDRENIKEAAANIKAQYGKLDILVNNAGVTRDAILMKMKEEDWDLVVDINLKGVYNMTQGFISLLLKSGNASIINMASVVGLDGNAGQTNYSATKGGVIAMAKTWAKEFGKKNVRSNAIAPGFIKTDMTHVLPEQVIESVLANTPLRSMGESEDVSNAALFLASDMSKFITGQVIRVDGGLNL; encoded by the coding sequence TTGCTACAGGGAAAAATAGCCTTAGTTACAGGCGGATCTAGAGGAATAGGAAAAGACATAGTATTAAAATATGCTAACAACGGAGCAACGGTAATTTCCGGAGATCTGATTGATCCGGATTATACACATGAGAATGTGAGTTTCATTAAGCTTAACGTTACTGACAGGGAGAACATAAAAGAAGCAGCTGCAAATATAAAAGCACAGTATGGAAAATTAGATATATTAGTAAATAATGCCGGAGTTACAAGAGACGCCATATTAATGAAAATGAAGGAGGAAGACTGGGATCTTGTTGTGGATATAAACCTTAAAGGTGTTTATAACATGACACAGGGATTTATCTCACTTCTTCTGAAAAGCGGAAACGCAAGTATAATAAACATGGCTTCAGTAGTAGGTCTTGACGGGAATGCAGGACAAACTAACTATTCTGCCACTAAAGGCGGAGTTATAGCCATGGCAAAGACTTGGGCGAAAGAATTCGGTAAAAAAAACGTAAGATCAAATGCAATTGCACCAGGATTTATAAAAACTGACATGACACATGTACTTCCGGAACAGGTTATAGAATCTGTTTTGGCAAATACTCCATTGCGTTCAATGGGAGAATCTGAAGATGTATCGAATGCTGCTTTATTTTTAGCCAGTGATATGTCGAAATTTATTACAGGACAGGTAATAAGAGTAGACGGAGGATTAAACTTATAG
- a CDS encoding glycosyltransferase family 4 protein produces MKIGIFTDTYKPQVNGVVTSITVLERELRKKGHKVYIITTSDPEVHYPESNVLRLPSLVFKPAPQYRLGMIYSNRVINKIKKLNLDIIHSQTEWGVGTFSRFASKRLNVPLVHTYHTLYEYYTHYVTKGHFKKQARKLAQRISRFYCDMCDSLVVPTEKVEKIIKSYGVEKDMYVIPTGIDIERFYRKNYTDEERQELRHQYGIKDDEFLCVYIGRVAKEKSIDYLIESFAKIDDEKMKLLIIGKGPDLEDFKVFAEQFNFGDRVIFSGEIPYEKIPIYYQIGDIFLNASISETQGLTFLEAMAAELVVSARFDENLEKLITEKKAGLLYKDTDEFLENIKTIKADKELVKELKKNALEISKEFSAEAFGDSIEKVYYDTIKEFKNGKNFTFFGGKKFIQQIRRWKGFRAPKKGPWS; encoded by the coding sequence ATGAAAATAGGGATTTTTACCGATACATACAAGCCGCAGGTAAACGGAGTAGTGACTTCTATCACTGTATTAGAAAGAGAGCTCAGAAAAAAGGGGCATAAAGTTTACATTATAACAACTTCGGATCCGGAAGTACACTATCCGGAAAGTAATGTTCTGAGACTTCCGAGTCTTGTTTTCAAACCTGCTCCACAATACAGGCTTGGAATGATTTATTCTAACAGAGTAATCAATAAAATAAAAAAACTGAATCTTGATATTATCCATTCACAGACAGAATGGGGTGTAGGAACATTTTCAAGGTTTGCATCCAAAAGGCTTAATGTTCCTTTGGTTCATACATATCATACGCTGTATGAATACTATACTCATTATGTGACTAAAGGGCACTTTAAGAAGCAGGCACGTAAGCTCGCACAGAGAATAAGCAGATTTTACTGTGATATGTGTGATTCTCTTGTGGTACCCACCGAAAAAGTGGAGAAAATAATAAAATCCTACGGTGTAGAAAAAGATATGTACGTAATACCCACAGGAATAGATATAGAGCGGTTTTACAGAAAAAATTATACAGATGAAGAAAGACAAGAGTTAAGACATCAGTATGGCATAAAAGATGACGAATTTTTATGTGTTTACATTGGAAGAGTCGCTAAAGAAAAGAGTATAGATTATCTTATAGAGTCATTTGCTAAAATAGATGATGAAAAGATGAAGCTGCTGATAATAGGAAAAGGACCCGATCTGGAAGATTTTAAGGTTTTTGCAGAACAGTTTAACTTTGGTGACAGGGTTATTTTTTCAGGTGAGATTCCATATGAAAAAATACCTATATACTATCAGATTGGTGATATATTTCTGAATGCAAGTATTTCCGAAACACAGGGACTTACTTTTCTTGAAGCTATGGCTGCGGAATTAGTAGTTAGTGCGAGATTTGATGAAAATCTAGAGAAATTAATAACTGAAAAAAAAGCAGGGTTACTGTATAAAGACACAGATGAGTTTTTGGAAAATATTAAGACGATAAAAGCAGATAAAGAGCTGGTAAAGGAATTAAAGAAAAATGCTTTGGAAATCTCAAAAGAATTCTCGGCAGAGGCTTTTGGAGACAGTATAGAAAAAGTGTATTATGATACAATAAAGGAGTTTAAAAATGGCAAAAATTTTACTTTTTTCGGAGGGAAAAAATTTATTCAGCAAATCAGGCGTTGGAAAGGCTTTAGAGCACCAAAAAAAGGCCCTTGGTCTTAA
- a CDS encoding EamA family transporter → MSKVKNTRAVAALGAFISSFLWSTAFVAIKIGYRYYSGQFTFAGIRFFIAGVILLIFSFKYIKMFFSNFKVLFIIGFFQIFIGYAVFYTALKYIDATVSSIIVGGSPVTTALVSHIVLKDDKLNKNKIISLILGFLGIFVVVIGKASGGDSAAHNPFFITLVSAFLLILNQVINALVNIYVAKKSLGVNPVIINGGQLFIGGGLLILLGTIAGEEQNFMQFETPLLLAIGWLVIVSTFAFTIWYSILQKKLMTVSELNIWKFITPVSGAILAFLLLKEIPNIYTIAGLLLVVLSLFFNSKKQKVSG, encoded by the coding sequence GTGTCAAAAGTTAAAAATACAAGAGCTGTTGCCGCGTTGGGCGCTTTCATAAGTTCCTTTCTGTGGTCAACGGCTTTTGTAGCAATTAAAATAGGGTACAGATACTACAGTGGTCAGTTTACTTTCGCAGGAATAAGATTTTTTATTGCCGGTGTTATATTGTTAATATTTTCATTTAAATATATAAAGATGTTTTTTAGTAATTTTAAGGTATTGTTTATAATAGGTTTTTTTCAGATATTTATAGGTTATGCGGTATTTTATACTGCGTTGAAATATATTGATGCCACGGTATCTTCCATAATTGTGGGAGGCAGTCCCGTGACTACGGCTCTTGTCTCACATATAGTATTGAAAGATGACAAGCTGAATAAAAATAAGATAATCAGTCTGATACTGGGATTCTTGGGGATATTTGTAGTGGTAATAGGCAAAGCATCAGGCGGAGACAGTGCAGCTCACAATCCTTTTTTTATAACTTTGGTGAGTGCATTTTTATTAATACTCAATCAGGTTATAAATGCTCTGGTAAATATATATGTAGCTAAAAAATCACTTGGAGTAAATCCTGTTATTATAAACGGTGGTCAGCTTTTTATAGGTGGCGGACTACTGATATTACTGGGGACAATAGCAGGAGAAGAACAGAATTTTATGCAGTTTGAGACACCGCTGCTGCTGGCTATAGGATGGCTGGTTATAGTTTCTACATTTGCGTTTACTATCTGGTATTCGATTCTTCAGAAGAAGCTTATGACAGTGTCAGAACTGAATATATGGAAGTTCATAACACCTGTGAGCGGAGCAATTCTTGCTTTTTTACTTCTAAAGGAAATACCTAATATTTATACAATAGCAGGTTTATTACTGGTAGTATTATCTTTGTTTTTTAACTCAAAAAAACAGAAAGTTTCAGGATAA
- a CDS encoding glycosyltransferase yields the protein MAKILLFSEGKNLFSKSGVGKALEHQKKALGLNGVDYTLDPNDDYDIAHINTIGLASWKVLRSAKKKKKPVVYHTHTTSEDFRGSIKFSNQLSCVIKLWAKKLYNSADYLISPTNYTKNLISSKYVSDKEIRVISNGVDIKRFSKNEELGEKFRKEFGFGDNDIIIMSAGLPFQRKGVLDLVEIAKENPEYKFIWFGASSIKNILPKKVKNIIENPPANVIFPGFVDEEILLGAYSSANLFFFPTYEENEGIVVLEALSMRLPALLRDIPVYSDWLKNRKTCFKGSNNTEFTEQIEYIVNNNTSVVTEEAYELAEERELSKIGVKYKEYYDYILAKKEN from the coding sequence ATGGCAAAAATTTTACTTTTTTCGGAGGGAAAAAATTTATTCAGCAAATCAGGCGTTGGAAAGGCTTTAGAGCACCAAAAAAAGGCCCTTGGTCTTAATGGAGTGGACTACACTCTTGATCCAAATGATGATTATGATATAGCACATATAAATACAATCGGGCTTGCTTCATGGAAAGTGCTGAGAAGTGCCAAAAAAAAGAAAAAACCTGTAGTCTATCATACACACACTACATCGGAAGATTTTCGCGGGAGCATAAAGTTCAGCAATCAGCTGTCATGTGTGATAAAATTATGGGCTAAAAAGCTTTATAACAGCGCAGATTACCTTATATCACCTACTAACTATACAAAGAACCTTATCTCCTCAAAGTATGTGTCAGATAAGGAAATAAGAGTAATATCAAATGGTGTGGATATAAAACGTTTTAGCAAAAATGAAGAACTGGGGGAAAAATTCAGGAAAGAATTTGGCTTTGGTGATAATGACATAATAATAATGTCAGCAGGGCTTCCTTTTCAGAGAAAAGGGGTACTTGATCTTGTGGAAATAGCAAAGGAAAATCCTGAGTATAAATTTATCTGGTTTGGAGCCTCAAGTATAAAAAATATACTGCCTAAGAAAGTAAAAAATATCATAGAAAATCCACCGGCAAATGTGATCTTTCCCGGCTTTGTAGATGAGGAAATTTTGCTCGGTGCATACAGCTCGGCGAATCTGTTCTTTTTTCCTACATATGAGGAAAATGAAGGAATAGTGGTTTTGGAGGCACTATCTATGAGACTGCCTGCACTTTTGAGAGACATACCGGTTTATTCAGACTGGCTGAAAAACAGAAAAACATGTTTCAAAGGGAGTAATAACACAGAATTCACGGAACAGATAGAATATATTGTAAATAACAATACTTCCGTTGTAACAGAGGAAGCCTATGAACTGGCTGAGGAAAGAGAGCTTTCCAAAATTGGAGTGAAATATAAAGAGTATTATGATTATATATTAGCAAAAAAAGAAAATTAG
- a CDS encoding septal ring lytic transglycosylase RlpA family protein, protein MKKALILLVVLMGTITYTESTTGKKSNNVNDAADKIRESVILPQFFEEAKSLPDKNTAEAAQAENLEYYETGKASFYGGKWHGRKTANGEIFDTYTMTAAHKTLPFGTKVKVTNLNNGKSVVVRINNRGPYVKGRVIDLSTAAFSAIENPNTGVTSVKLEIIK, encoded by the coding sequence ATGAAAAAGGCACTAATTTTACTTGTGGTACTAATGGGGACAATAACTTATACAGAAAGTACAACGGGTAAAAAAAGTAACAATGTAAATGACGCGGCTGATAAAATAAGAGAGAGCGTAATATTACCGCAGTTCTTTGAAGAGGCTAAAAGTTTACCGGATAAAAATACAGCAGAGGCAGCACAGGCAGAAAATCTGGAGTATTATGAAACTGGTAAGGCATCATTTTACGGAGGGAAGTGGCACGGAAGAAAAACAGCTAATGGTGAGATTTTCGATACGTATACCATGACAGCAGCACACAAAACTTTACCGTTTGGGACAAAAGTAAAGGTGACAAACCTGAATAACGGTAAATCAGTAGTAGTTAGAATAAACAACAGGGGGCCTTATGTAAAGGGCAGAGTTATCGACCTGAGTACTGCTGCGTTTTCGGCTATTGAAAATCCAAATACTGGAGTAACTTCAGTAAAATTAGAAATTATAAAATAG